tttttgtagagatgggggtttcgccatgttgcccaggctggcgtcgAACTCCCCAACATGACCTCCCCAAGGACTACAGTACTGATGGGCCTACCTTGGCAAGGTTGTGCTGTTCTTCTCCCAGGGTCTCCGCACAGATTCTGGGGAGAGGcaacaaatcagaaaaatcagGGACAAAAGACTGCCCCTCAATCAGTCTTTCTCCCCCAACCTCAATAGCCCCTGTTCAAAGACCCATCTCAGGAGACTACAATCCCCAGCACCATCCGTCCAGACTCTCCCGTGAGGGTGCTTAACATGTGAGAAGAGGGTATTCTGGGATTTGTAGTTTCTATGGCGGAACTGGGCTTTCACTCACCACTCTGGGCCGGGACTCTGGCCTCTGGCTCCTCCTGCTGGTGGGAAATAAAACTGCCATGAGTCAGCTCCTGCCACACCTCTGCCCATTTCCTCTTCCAGGTTCAAACCCCACACAGTCCTGTATCCCTACCCTCTTGGTACTGCCTAAGGGGTGTAGGGCAAGAAAAACCCCTGACTTACATTGGCAGATTCATCCTTGGGGGTTTTCTCCCCAACCTGTGTGGCTTTCCTTCTGCagtagaaaaaagcaaaaacacatgCTTCCGTCACTCAACCAGTCCCCTTCATAGGAAAGTTCCAGAAATGTGGATCCTACAGCATAGAATTCTGAAACTCAGAAACCCTAAGGAAACTCTACATTTAGAAAGTCAAGAgattggctaggtgtggtggctcacgcctgtaatcccaacactctgggaggccgaggtgggtggatcacttgaagtcgggagtttgagaccagtctggccaacatggtgaaacccatctctactaaaaatacaaaaattagccaggtgtggtggcatgcgcctttaatactcaggaggatgaggcaagagaatcacttgaacccaggaggcaaaggttgcagtgggccaagatcataccactgcactccagcctgggcgacagagtgagactccatcttagaaaaagaaaaattcaagagatTGCAGTTCTAGAATCAGGGTGGAGGTTCTACGATTCTTATATTAGGGAATAGTAAGATTCTGAGAGTGGAGCAGTGCTGTGTTAGAACATTGAGATTGTAGGAACCCGAGTTTCCAGAATTCAGAGGCAGTATCTCCTACAGTTCTAGAATTCTGGGTTTTACAACATTCTACAGGGTACCTAGTAGTTGCAAGCCTCAGCCATTTCAGGAGATGACACACCCTACCATTATTTCCCAGAACTGGTTATCAAAGGGGGAACGTtcactaaaagaaacaaaactaaacaggATTCCGAGCCCTCCCCTGACTGGGCTGTACTGCACTGGACTCTCCAGGTGACTCAGGGGTCCAGGCTCAGGCTCACCTCCGGGCCAGCATGGCGTTCATCTCTTCCATGAGCCCCCCACCTCCGCCACTCCGACCGCTCTCAGCTTTGGGGGCCACGGGCCCCGCTGAGGATTCCTCCTGCTAGAGAAATGTAAAAGGAGCAGGAGCTTTAGGGGCAGGCCTTTGGGCCTTCCCGCCCTCCTGTGACACCGCCGGCAGCCCTGGCCTCATCCCCCATCAAAGCCCCGTCACCCCCCCTGGCCACCTCTCCCGACCCCTCACCTTGCTGACTTTCCTGAGTTTGGCTCCAGCAATAGCTGCGGCCAGGCCTGGGGCCCCGGTCCCCCCACCACTGGGGCCCTGTGCTGCCGGGAGAGGGGGTGCAGGGGGTGGTCCTCCCCCGGCTCCGTGTGCTGCAGCTGGGACCCCCGAGGGGGGCaaacctgggggtgggggaggacctgggggtgggggaggtccTGGTGGTGGGGGTGGACCCCCAGCGGGGGGAGCAGGTGGGCCTcctgaaacaaacagaaaaggggGCAGCTGAGAGAAGCCTCCTCCTTTACTGTCCAGCTGGCTGGCCCCTTCCTCCAGGGAGGCCCCCTCCCAACTCCCGAGGCCATCCGAACATCACCTGCATTGGAGACACGGCGCTCTAGATGCTCCGACGGGCCGGGCTGCTGCCTGTTGGGGAGGCAGGGAAGCTGCCGTCAATCAGGGCCCTACAGATGGCCAGCGAAGGGTCCAGCAACCTCTGTCCTGTCTCTTAGAGGTCTCCAGGGAGGCTAGCTCCTAATCCTCACCCAAGCCTCCCTCTCCTACGGAACCAAGAAGGGGGCTGGGCGGGAGTGGGGAGAATGCAGGGCAGGGCAGTGACAGGGAGAGGTCAGGATGCGGGACCCAGTCAGCAAACTCTCGGAAACACCCGAATTACAAAATGCCCAagattcttcttttgtttctaagacagagtctcactgtcacccaggctggagcgcagtggcttaatcttggctcactgcaacctccacctcctggattcaatcgattctcccaactcagcctcctgagtagctgggattataggctcacgccaccatgcccagttaatttttgtattttcggtagagacggtgtttcaccatgttgaaacctgaactcctgacctccggtaatctgcccgcctcggcctcctgaagtgctgggactacaggcgtgagccaccatgcctggccacaagaTTCCTTCAACCACCATATTCTGCTTTCCAGAAATCTGCAGGGACCAGGAGGTTCTGCAACTCTGAGTGTCACAAGTTTCTTGAACATTCAGGAAACTGCCCGCTGGATGGGTTCTGAACTCTAGGAGTCAAGGGTTCCAAACCATACGGAGCTCTGGCCGTGCCTAAGGTTCCCCACCCAGGGCCCAGCCCCACCTTTTCTGCTGCTCCACCTCCTCCGGGGAGGGGCCGTTGGGGACCGACCAGGCAGGAggtgctgggggtggagggggccCACCTCCtggaaggtgagagagagaaagggccgCGGGTCAGTGCTGGAACTCTGCTCAGCCCTCGGCCCAGGAATCCTGCCCAGAGGCGCTCACTTCCTCCTTCCTGGGACCCTGAGGCTCCAGGCATCTTGGGAGGTAAGGCAGCACCAGCTTCCCTGGCCTGAGGGGCCCTAGGGCAGGTGCTGTTGTGGTGTCCCCGTGACAGGAGAAGCTAAGGCCAGGGGACAGTCACTCACCCTAAAGTTCTGCAGGGTGAAATCTGCAGGAACAAGGCCTGAATTCAGCCAGGCTCTTAACCGCTGCGTATttcgagacagtctcactctgtgtcacccaggctggagtgccgggGTCAAATCagggctcaccgcagcctcggtctccccaggctcaggtgatcctcccacgtcagcctcctgagtagctgggactacaggcgcatgccaccacacccagctgatctttgtttttgtagagatgggatttcgccatgttgcccatgctggtctcaaatgcctgagctcaagcaatccacccgcctcagcctcccaaagtgctgggattacaggcgtgggtcactgcacctggccagctcttAACCACTGTTCCAGGCACTTGGGCCTCCACTAAGAACCTGGAAAGGTAAACTGCTGCTTCCTCACCTGCCTCCAGGCCACTGGCCCGGGCACCTGAATTGAATTAGCTACGAATTAGTgaattagccccattttacagatgactaaACTGAAGCCCACTGTATTTTTCTGTGTGCCCCAGAGAAGCAAGCCCCTTCCGAAGTAGCACAGAAGTTGCCTCAAGAAGCAACAGCACTGCCCCTGCATTTGGTAACACCACTTCCACAGCAGCGATTCCAGGCCAGATGGACAACAATCACCTAAAACCTCGGGGCTCAGCGTCACGTCCTCAGACCAGCAGCCTCGGGGTCAGCAGGGCAGCTGTGAGAATGAGGAGTCTCAGTCCGCCCGGCCACCTGCACCGGAGCCTGCACTTCGACCAGATCCCCAGGTAATTCATGTGCACGTTAAGGTATAAGAAATAGCACCTGGGAagccgggtgcaatggcttacacttataatcccagcacttcgggaggctgaggcgggcgcaTCACCCAAGgacaggagtttgggaccagcctggccaacatagagaaaccctgtatctactaaaaatacaaaaatattagctgggcatggtggcgggtgcctgtaatccggctactagggaggctgagggagaagaatcgcctgaacatagaaggtggaggttgaggtgagctgagttctcgccattgcactccggtctggacaacaagagtaaaactctgtctccaaaaaaaaaaaaaaaaaaaaaagcaactgggCTGggtgtgcagtggttcatgtctgtaatctcagcactttgggaggctgaggtgggtgggtcacctgaggtcaggagttcaagaccagcctggccaacacagtaaaaccccacctctactaaaactacaaaaagtagtgaggcgtgctggtgtgcacctatagttccagctatttgggaggctgaggcagaaccgcttaaacccagaaggtggaggttgcagtgaaacgagATCatacgactgcactccagcctggcagacagagcaagactccctatttttaaaaaagacagaaagaaaagcaactgggctgggtgcagtggctcctgcccaTAAGCCccgcactttggggggctgaggtgggaggatcacttgggcccaggagccTGGGACCAGCCTGaagaccatctctacaaaaaaattgtttttaatgatcCAGGTGGCCGGGCGcaacggctcacacctgtcatcccagcactttgggaggcagaggcaggtggatcactgaggccaagagtttgaaaccagcctggcaaatatggtggaaccccatctctactaaaatactaaaaaaataactgggcatacTAGGACAgggctgtattcccagctactcaggaggctgaggcgggatgagcccaggagggggaggttgcagtgagccatgattgtgccactgcactgcagcctgggcagcagagcaagatcctgtttctacaacaGAAGTACCTGGGAAGAGGGCACAGAAGCCTTCTAGGGGAGGGACCTACCCACATCTTGATCTGGGAGGTGGTTTCCTGGGAGCGTGCCTATGTAAGTAAGGTTCATGGAGTACTGCTC
This genomic interval from Saimiri boliviensis isolate mSaiBol1 chromosome 14, mSaiBol1.pri, whole genome shotgun sequence contains the following:
- the VASP gene encoding vasodilator-stimulated phosphoprotein isoform X1 — translated: MSEMVICSSRATVMVYDDGNKRWVPAGVGPQAFSRVQIYHNPTANSFRVVGRKMQPDQQVVINCAIVRGVKYNQATPNFHQWRDARQVWGLNFSSKEDAAQFAAGMASALEALEGGGPPPPPAPPAWSVPNGPSPEEVEQQKRQQPGPSEHLERRVSNAGGPPAPPAGGPPPPPGPPPPPGPPPPPGLPPSGVPAAAHGAGGGPPPAPPLPAAQGPSGGGTGAPGLAAAIAGAKLRKVSKQEESSAGPVAPKAESGRSGGGGGLMEEMNAMLARRRKATQVGEKTPKDESANQEEPEARVPAQSESVRRPWEKNSTTLPRMKSSSSVTTSETHPCTPSSGDDSDLERVKQELLEEVKKELQKVKEEIIEAFVQELRKRSSP
- the VASP gene encoding vasodilator-stimulated phosphoprotein isoform X2 gives rise to the protein MSEMVICSSRATVMVYDDGNKRWVPAGVGPQAFSRVQIYHNPTANSFRVVGRKMQPDQQVVINCAIVRGVKYNQATPNFHQWRDARQVWGLNFSSKEDAAQFAAGMASALEALEGGGPPPPPAPPAWSVPNGPSPEEVEQQKRQQPGPSEHLERRVSNAGGPPAPPAGGPPPPPGPPPPPGPPPPPGLPPSGVPAAAHGAGGGPPPAPPLPAAQGPSGGGTGAPGLAAAIAGAKLRKVSKEESSAGPVAPKAESGRSGGGGGLMEEMNAMLARRRKATQVGEKTPKDESANQEEPEARVPAQSESVRRPWEKNSTTLPRMKSSSSVTTSETHPCTPSSGDDSDLERVKQELLEEVKKELQKVKEEIIEAFVQELRKRSSP
- the VASP gene encoding vasodilator-stimulated phosphoprotein isoform X3, with protein sequence MSEMVICSSRATVMVYDDGNKRWVPAGVGPQAFSRVQIYHNPTANSFRVVGRKMQPDQQVVINCAIVRGVKYNQATPNFHQWRDARQVWGLNFSSKEDAAQFAAGMASALEALEGGGPPPPPAPPAWSVPNGPSPEEVEQQKRQQPGPSEHLERRVSNAGGPPAPPAGGPPPPPGPPPPPGPPPPPGLPPSGVPAAAHGAGGGPPPAPPLPAAQGPSGGGTGAPGLAAAIAGAKLRKVSKQEESSAGPVAPKAESGRSGGGGGLMEEMNAMLARRRKATQVGEKTPKDESANEEPEARVPAQSESVRRPWEKNSTTLPRMKSSSSVTTSETHPCTPSSGDDSDLERVKQELLEEVKKELQKVKEEIIEAFVQELRKRSSP